GGAGCGCCTTGCGCAGGGCAAAGAGATATTTTCAAAGATACATAGTGAGCTCGGCGATAAAGGGTTGAGTGCCTTTGGTGATATTGCACCAGACTTTGTTCGCTACGTATATGAGTTTGCCTACGGTGACATTTATGGGAACTCAGACCTAGATTTAAGAAGTCGTCAGATCACGACATTAGCTGCGTTAACCGCACTCGGTCATGCTGCGCCACAATTGAAAGTGCATATCGTGGCGGCGTTGAATAACGGGCTTACGCAAAAAGAGATTGTTCAGATAATTATTCAGCTGGCCGTATATGCGGGCTTCCCCGTTGCTTTCAACGGCTTGATGGTGGCGAAAGAAGCATTTGCTGAATATGACCAAAACAAACAATAAAAAGGCATCTTTGTTGCTTGATTATAGATTGCTCCATGCCTCGCATGCCAATCGACCATTCTTGGACAGACTGTTAATCCTATAAGCCAAAACGACCCTTGATGGGCGCGAAAGTGTAGCGGTGGATTCCAGGTTGTGGTCCACCGGCTTCAATTGCATTGCGATGTTTTAGCGTTCCGTAACCGGCATGAACCTCAAAGCCGTAGACTGGATGCACTGCTCCGGCACGTATCATCATGCGGTCTCGCGTAACCTTTGCGACGATGGATGCAGCGGCAATAGAAATCGAGCGCTGATCGCCTTTTACCAATGCCGAGCCGGGACAGGATAGGCCCGGTGGAACATCGCGTCCATCGATCAATACGTGATCGGGGCGAAGTGTCAGTCCCATGAAAGAACGGCGCATAGCTTCGAGGGCCGCTTTGCGAATGTCGCTGGCATCAATGCTGCGCGCACTCAGGCTCGCAACGGAAACACTGATCGCTTTGGCCAAAATAACATCATAGAGCGCATCACGCTTGGCCGCCTTCAGCCTTTTTGAGTCATCAAGTCCCTTTGGCAGATCATTGGGATCAAGCACAACCGCTGCTGCAACAACCGGTCCTGCGAGCGGTCCACGACCAGCTTCATCAATGCCAGCAATATGCTTGAGCCCTCGCGCCAGATATTTTGTCTCTTCCGAGAAGTCTGGAGCAAGCGGAATTTCAAAGAGGAGCGGAGAATCAGAACTTAAGCGTTTCATTTGGCGGAAATGTTCGCACTGCTTCTGATTCTCCGCAAGGTCCCTGCCGAGGATATTGGCGTAAAAGCAGGGGCCTTCCGTCCGAAAAAATCAGACGGAGATGGAACGCACAACTGACAACTCATGCACACATAAACTTTAACGTATTATCGGAACCAGAACGCCACAGTATCGCGCTCTGATATTCAGAATTTAGAAAAGCGAAAGCTGCTTCCCATTTTTTTCGACGGGTTCAAACAGGTCTGTACGCAACGGAATACGCTTTGAATTAAAGCCGAGCTTGCGTGCGCTAATTTCGAAACGGCGCCCGATCTGCCATGCATAGGGACCAGTGCCGCGCATACGTTTTCCCCATTCCGCATCATAATCCTTGCCGTCGCGCATGGAGCGTATAAGCGACATCACATGGCGATAACGGTCGGGATAATTGCGCAGCAGCCAGTCCTTGAACAAAGGTGCGACCTCGAGTGGCAGGCGAAGCAACACATAGCCCGCTTCACGTGCACCTTGTGCGTAAGCTGCATCCAAAATGCGTTCAATCTCATGATCATTGATGCCGGGAATAATCGGCCCCATCATGACACTGGTTGGAATGCCGGCTTCTGTGAGTTTACGAATGGCTTGCAGACGCAGCGTCGGCGTTGAAGCACGCGGTTCCATTGTTCGTGCCAGATTTGCGTCTACAGATGTGACGGAAAGTGCGACCTTGGCCAGACCTTTTTCGGCCATGCGGCTTAAAATATCGATGTCGCGCACAACCAAAGCCGATTTGGTAACAATGCCAACCGGATGGTTGGCTGCTTCCAGCACTTCAAGAATTTCGCGCATGATGCGCCATTTTTTCTCGATCGGCTGATAGGGGTCTGTGTTGGTGCCGATAGCAATTGTCTTTGGTTGATAGCCCGGCTTGGCCAGCTCGCGCTCAAGCAGACGCGGCGCATCCGGCTTCGCAAACAGTTTCGCTTCAAAATCAAGGCCTGCAGACAAGCCCATATAGCTGTGCGTCGGACGTGCGAAGCAATAAATGCAACCATGTTCGCAGCCGCGATAAGGATTGATCGAGCGGTCAAAGCTGATGTCGGGCGAATCGTTGCGTGTGATAATCGTGCGTGGCTTTTCAACCTGCACGTCGGTCTTGAAGGCAGGCAAATCTTCGAGCGTTTCCCAGCCGTCATCAAATTCATGGCGTGTGGTGGGTTCGAAGCGTCCGGTTGGATTGATGCCCGCGCCGCGCCCGCGTCGGCGGGAGTGATCAATGCGCAGGCCAGCTTCACTGACAAGCGCGTTGGCGTGATCTGCACGTCCTGCTCCGAATGCTGCCTGATCTGCCTGCTGGATGATTTCCATAACCGACTCTTTCGTTTTCTATGTTCATCCTATCGCAATGATAAGAACAAAGCAAGAACACAAAATCTTGAGCCGATATAATAAAACACCGACGTGATCACGCACGCCGGTGTCTGGGGTCTTATTTTTAGGAGCGTGGCTGCTTCTTTGGCGGACGGCCTTGATTATGGCCAAGCTTGCCCGGGCCGCCGGGTCCACCCGGACGGACTTCATTTGGTTTGCCTGGGCCGCCAGGACGTCCGGGGCGGTTTGCTTGCGGCCTATCAGGACGACCCGGACGATGTGTTGCCGGGGGCTTGCCGGGACGGTGAGGGCCATTGTTCCAATGCGGCGGTCTTGGCGGCGGTGGCCGATGCCAGCCGTGCTTGTTGGAGCTGAGAATTGCCGCTGCAATCAGCGGGATGCCGATTGCAACTGCAGCAGTTCCAAAATTGTTGGAGTTTCTGGCCGACCCCTGTGAGAAGGCGAGATAATTGGACGATGCCCACCCGAGACGACCGCCGTAATCGACCTGACACCAGTTATAGCCAGTCGTGCAGCCAAGCACGTCAATGCCTGCACCATTTGGAATCGCACCAATTACCGGGTAATTCGTACCCGGACCCGTACGCACGTTCAGATTGGTTGTCGCTATGGCATTCGCTGCCTGTGCAACGGGTGCTGCAAGCATGGCCGTTGCCAGAACAATCGATGTAAGAGCTACCCTCATCCGCTCACTCCACAAAATATGGGGTTCATAACAGAATGGACTAAATCACTTTGTTTGCTGATTTCATATGTTATTTTTGGCTTATAATTAATACTAAAGAATGGAATGAATATTTGCGTTGCGCTGCTTTAGCAGGCAGCCTACTGTGATATAGAAAATAATGATTTCAGTTTTGCTCGTCACAAATAATTCTGAAAAAGCTTTGGCACAGACACTGGCCGGGTTGGTGCCTGCTGTTGTTGATGGGCTTTTGCGCCGCGTTATCGTCGTTGATCAAGGCTCGACAGATGATACTAAGCTCGTAGCAGAAGGCGCGGGTTGCGCGTTTTATAATGAAGACAATTTATCTGAGGCATTTCGGGAATTGCGAACGCACTGGTTGCTTCTTTTGCGGCCCGGAGCAACATTGCAGGATGAATGGATAGATGCGGTGGGCCGTCATTTGGCGGTCAGCAATTCTGCCGCGCGCTTTACATTGCCTCAAGAGGCCCGCTCCGGACTGCTGGGAAAGCTCTTCACCAGCAAACCCTCTTTAAACGCCGGATTGCTGATAAAGGCCGAAACGCTCAGGCCATTTCCATCGCGTTTGGACGAGCTTGAAGATTTGCCGCGTCAGTTGAAGCCTGTGCTATTATCGCCTGGCATTTCACTTCCAAATACAACAAAAGGCGGAGCCTGAGGGCTTCGCCTTTTTGTATGTTACCGGCTTGTGCCGATATTAGTTCTGGTAGCTTGATGGCGATGCGTCACCAAAGCGATGAGCCGAACCGTCCTGATAGGTCTTCTGGCCAATCGAAGCAGTGGCCGTGCGATCAACCGGCTGCGAAGCGACGGGTGTACGGTCATTGGCATAAAGATCAGCTGGGGTGCCCACATTTGGGTTTTCAGCGAAAGCAGCACCGGCGCTAAGGGCAACGGCTACGGCAGCGAGAGCAAACTTTTTCATTTTTCTATTCCTTTTCATAATCGCCCTTTGGATGGCATCAGTGCTTCCGGGGCACCGGGGTGGCGCCAATGCCATCCACCGGGGAGATAACTGGGTTGCCGTTCGGACTGTTCCGTCAGGCAGGATTGTTCACAAATTCGGTATTAGTTCTGAAAGCTCGAAGGCGATGCGTCGCCAAAGCGATGAGCGGAACCATCCATGACCGAAGCTTTGCCAATCGAAGCGGTTGCAGTGCGGTCAATTTGCTGAGCAGCGACTGGTGTGCGGTCATTGGCATAGAGATCGGCAGGGGTGCCCACATTTGGGTTTTCAGCGAATGCAGCGCCAGCGCTCAGAACAACAGCAACAGTAGCAAGAACAAACTTTTTCATTTTCTATCTCCTTGGATTGTGAAGCGGCGATGTGTTCGTCGTTTCGATGATCAAGAGATAGACCTTTCAATCGGCTGCGCATAGCCAGCGTTTGGTTCACGCATTGTATCTAAAATGGTAGACAATAAACCCTTGAAACCAGAGGATTGTTCTATAGGCAGCTATTTATTCAAGTATATGTGAACAGTATGAGGTGGGAAAGTGGCTGTTTTCGTCACTGCGCAGACGGGGCCGTATGGCTTGAAACCACAAACCAGTCAGGCTTATGCGAAAGGATACGCGATGCAGCTGTGTCTGCGCTCTGCTGGTCTTTAAAGATGGCAAAACAGGTTGCACCAGAACCAGACATTTGGGCAAAAAGAGCGCCATGGGCGTGTAAAATTGCAAGCGTATCGCTGATGTGCGGGGCAATTGATAGCGCTGCGGGCAGAAGGTCGTTTCGGGTTGAACTGAGATAGGTGCAGATGCTTTCAATGTCGCAAGGAACGCGGGACGGGAGAGGGGGATTGTCTCGCTTTGTCAATGCACGGAAGACATCGGGCGTTGCGATGGCAGTCCCGTCATTGACCAGCAGCATGGGGAGTGATGGCATTTGCGGTATGGCGCTCAGCTGTTCACCTATGCCGCATGCTATAAGTGGCGCACCATGGGCTGCACCATGCAGGCACATGGGCAAGTCCGCGCCGAGCTTGAGACCAAGTTCGGCCAGTGTGTTGTGATCAAGGCCAAGCTGCCAGATTTCATTGAGTGCGAGAAGCGTTGCCGCCGCATCGCTTGAGCCCCCACCAATGCCCGACGCAACTGGGAGTCTTTTTTCAAGATGGATTGCAACGGGTGAAAGCTTGCGATTGGTATGTGATCTTAAAGCGTCGCGTGCTTTGATAACCAGATTGCCGCTATCAAGCGGTATGCCGTGAGCAAAGCGCCCGCCAATGCTGAAGCTATCTTCTTCGGCTTTCCTAACAGTGATTTGATCGCCGTAATTAGCGAACACAACCAGCATGTCGAGCAAATGATAACCGTCATCTCTGCGCCCTGTCACGTGCAGCGCGAGATTAATCTTGGCCGGAGCAGTGTAGTGAACCGTTTGCGCGGCCTGAGCTTTGTTATGCATTTTAAAGGTAAGTCAGGACTAGTCTTTTTTGACGTAGTATTCGCCGGTTTTCGGATCCTGAACCAGAGTACCATGCGCGCGGTTCTGCGCTTCTTTTTCTGCGCGGCGGACGCGCTGCGTCACGCGGACTGCTTCGCGCTTGAACGAACGATAGCCGTACCAGGCGGCAGCGAGTATCAGCAGCAGAAAGATAAGCTGGGGCATGACCTCTAGTCCTCAGGCTGTCATACGATCCCGAAATGCCTTTTCGGGATCACACAGGGAAACTTAGTTGGAAGAACCATAACACTAATTTGCAGGATTATGCATCATATCATGGTCAAATGGTGAATTTTAAAGACCATATCGCGCCCAAAGCGCTTTTTCTTCAGCAACGGACAGAAGGCCGTCGCCGAGATTAGCCGCAATAGATGCTGGATCAAGGCCGTTAAGCGCGATTTCGACGCCGGGTGCTTTGCGTCCGAGCAGTCCGCGCTTGGGTTCGATGAGTTTGAGCTTTACCTTGTCGCCATAAGTCTTGCGCAGGAAGCTGCGCATATCGCCAAGCCCGTCAACGAGGCCGAGTTCCTTGCCCTTGGTGCCCGTCCAGAACATGCCGGTGAAAAGGTCATCATTGTCTGCCAGCTTGCTGCCACGGCGCTCTTTGACCATGTCGATAAAAGTCGCATGAATTTCCAGCTGAAGCGACTTGAGACGCTCAATATCGGCTTCTTTTTCCGGCTGAAATGGATCAAGCACGGCTTTGTTCTGGCCAGCAGTATAAACGCGGCGCTCGACGCCGATTTTTTTGAGCAGTTCCGGGAAGCCAAACGAGGCAGAAACAACGCCGATGGAGCCGACAATTGATGATGGATCGGCAATGATTTCGTCGCCCGCAAGCGCGATCATGTAACCGCCGGATGCTGCGGCGTCTTCAACAAACACAAAAACACGTTTCTGATGCTCGTCTGCGAGATCGCGTATGCGGCGATAGATCAGGCGAGACTGTACGGGTGAACCGCCGGGCGAATTGATCGAAATGGCAACGGCTGGCATTTCTTTGTCGCTAAAGGCCTTTTCCAGCACACCGGAAGCGCTCGCGAGAGAAAGCGACGGACGTAGCGATGAGCCACCGCTCATAATGGCGCCATGCAGACGCACAACAGGAATCTCAATTTCTTTTTTGCGAAAACGGCGCGGAATGAAACGGCAAAAAATCCCGGACAAATTAAACTCCAACTTGAAAATTCACGTTGCAGCGAATGTAGGAAGCAATTGTGCAAACAC
This genomic stretch from Brucella pseudogrignonensis harbors:
- a CDS encoding SH3 domain-containing protein, with translation MRVALTSIVLATAMLAAPVAQAANAIATTNLNVRTGPGTNYPVIGAIPNGAGIDVLGCTTGYNWCQVDYGGRLGWASSNYLAFSQGSARNSNNFGTAAVAIGIPLIAAAILSSNKHGWHRPPPPRPPHWNNGPHRPGKPPATHRPGRPDRPQANRPGRPGGPGKPNEVRPGGPGGPGKLGHNQGRPPKKQPRS
- a CDS encoding carboxymuconolactone decarboxylase family protein encodes the protein MTNETERLAQGKEIFSKIHSELGDKGLSAFGDIAPDFVRYVYEFAYGDIYGNSDLDLRSRQITTLAALTALGHAAPQLKVHIVAALNNGLTQKEIVQIIIQLAVYAGFPVAFNGLMVAKEAFAEYDQNKQ
- a CDS encoding ribonuclease HII, with protein sequence MKRLSSDSPLLFEIPLAPDFSEETKYLARGLKHIAGIDEAGRGPLAGPVVAAAVVLDPNDLPKGLDDSKRLKAAKRDALYDVILAKAISVSVASLSARSIDASDIRKAALEAMRRSFMGLTLRPDHVLIDGRDVPPGLSCPGSALVKGDQRSISIAAASIVAKVTRDRMMIRAGAVHPVYGFEVHAGYGTLKHRNAIEAGGPQPGIHRYTFAPIKGRFGL
- a CDS encoding S49 family peptidase, whose translation is MSGIFCRFIPRRFRKKEIEIPVVRLHGAIMSGGSSLRPSLSLASASGVLEKAFSDKEMPAVAISINSPGGSPVQSRLIYRRIRDLADEHQKRVFVFVEDAAASGGYMIALAGDEIIADPSSIVGSIGVVSASFGFPELLKKIGVERRVYTAGQNKAVLDPFQPEKEADIERLKSLQLEIHATFIDMVKERRGSKLADNDDLFTGMFWTGTKGKELGLVDGLGDMRSFLRKTYGDKVKLKLIEPKRGLLGRKAPGVEIALNGLDPASIAANLGDGLLSVAEEKALWARYGL
- a CDS encoding 4-(cytidine 5'-diphospho)-2-C-methyl-D-erythritol kinase, which produces MHNKAQAAQTVHYTAPAKINLALHVTGRRDDGYHLLDMLVVFANYGDQITVRKAEEDSFSIGGRFAHGIPLDSGNLVIKARDALRSHTNRKLSPVAIHLEKRLPVASGIGGGSSDAAATLLALNEIWQLGLDHNTLAELGLKLGADLPMCLHGAAHGAPLIACGIGEQLSAIPQMPSLPMLLVNDGTAIATPDVFRALTKRDNPPLPSRVPCDIESICTYLSSTRNDLLPAALSIAPHISDTLAILHAHGALFAQMSGSGATCFAIFKDQQSADTAASRILSHKPDWFVVSSHTAPSAQ
- a CDS encoding PA0069 family radical SAM protein; this encodes MEIIQQADQAAFGAGRADHANALVSEAGLRIDHSRRRGRGAGINPTGRFEPTTRHEFDDGWETLEDLPAFKTDVQVEKPRTIITRNDSPDISFDRSINPYRGCEHGCIYCFARPTHSYMGLSAGLDFEAKLFAKPDAPRLLERELAKPGYQPKTIAIGTNTDPYQPIEKKWRIMREILEVLEAANHPVGIVTKSALVVRDIDILSRMAEKGLAKVALSVTSVDANLARTMEPRASTPTLRLQAIRKLTEAGIPTSVMMGPIIPGINDHEIERILDAAYAQGAREAGYVLLRLPLEVAPLFKDWLLRNYPDRYRHVMSLIRSMRDGKDYDAEWGKRMRGTGPYAWQIGRRFEISARKLGFNSKRIPLRTDLFEPVEKNGKQLSLF
- a CDS encoding glycosyltransferase family 2 protein → MISVLLVTNNSEKALAQTLAGLVPAVVDGLLRRVIVVDQGSTDDTKLVAEGAGCAFYNEDNLSEAFRELRTHWLLLLRPGATLQDEWIDAVGRHLAVSNSAARFTLPQEARSGLLGKLFTSKPSLNAGLLIKAETLRPFPSRLDELEDLPRQLKPVLLSPGISLPNTTKGGA